From a single Rhizobium lusitanum genomic region:
- a CDS encoding PaaI family thioesterase, whose amino-acid sequence MTGENSGDYRARIRTSFERQAAMATIGAELTRVEHGMVEIELPFDVKLTQQHGILHAGIISAALDSACGFAAYSLIDPTASILTIEFKVNLMSPGRGERFLFRGEVTKPGNTIIVADGRGYAIGDGPAKLIASMTGTMMVIRGREGITG is encoded by the coding sequence ATGACCGGGGAAAACAGCGGCGACTATAGGGCGCGCATCAGAACGAGTTTCGAGCGACAGGCGGCAATGGCGACGATCGGCGCGGAACTGACGCGCGTCGAGCATGGCATGGTCGAGATTGAGCTACCATTCGACGTCAAGCTAACGCAGCAGCACGGCATCCTGCATGCCGGCATCATCTCAGCGGCGCTGGATTCGGCCTGCGGTTTCGCGGCCTATAGCCTCATCGACCCGACCGCCTCGATCCTTACCATCGAATTCAAGGTCAACCTGATGTCGCCGGGGCGCGGAGAGCGCTTTCTGTTTCGCGGCGAGGTCACCAAGCCGGGCAATACCATCATCGTTGCCGATGGGCGTGGCTATGCCATCGGTGACGGACCGGCCAAGCTGATTGCCTCCATGACCGGGACGATGATGGTCATCCGGGGCCGAGAGGGAATTACCGGATGA
- a CDS encoding DUF2252 family protein, with translation MATILQSTKAYESWMRAQLGADLVEADLDKKYKKMKSGGFVFLRASYWRWAETIFDICPDLADAPQLLAIGDTHLENFGTWRDEEGRLVWGVNDFDDAATMPYALDLVRLAASAILTRGDDGPTPRAIADAILGGYRRGMQKPSAVILERDYKWLRNAVILSNAERKAFWDKFRDLPPAAKPVPEPYLDALRRSLPDPTLTFVPKPRTAGTGSLGRPRFVADVEWRGGPVLREVKALAQSAWSLCHNPSDTTIHTGVIAAGRTRAPDPRYQVTGKLLVRRLSPNSRKIEVIGDAQILLSPDMLDLMGFEIASCHAGDAARIPPVLADLDKRGGDWLRISAKAAATAISAEQAEFAKRW, from the coding sequence ATGGCGACGATCCTGCAATCGACCAAAGCTTATGAAAGCTGGATGCGGGCACAGCTCGGCGCCGATCTGGTGGAGGCTGATCTCGACAAGAAGTACAAGAAGATGAAGAGCGGCGGTTTCGTATTCCTGCGCGCCTCCTATTGGCGCTGGGCCGAGACCATCTTCGACATTTGCCCTGACCTTGCGGATGCGCCGCAGTTGCTGGCGATTGGCGACACGCATCTCGAGAATTTTGGCACCTGGCGCGACGAGGAGGGGCGGCTGGTCTGGGGCGTCAATGATTTCGACGATGCCGCCACCATGCCCTACGCGCTCGATCTGGTGCGGCTGGCGGCGAGCGCGATCCTGACGCGTGGCGATGATGGCCCAACGCCGCGTGCTATCGCCGATGCCATTCTGGGCGGCTATCGGCGCGGCATGCAGAAGCCTTCGGCGGTCATCCTCGAGCGCGATTATAAATGGTTGCGTAACGCGGTGATCCTGTCGAACGCCGAGCGCAAGGCGTTCTGGGATAAGTTTCGCGACCTGCCGCCGGCGGCCAAACCGGTGCCGGAGCCCTATCTCGACGCATTGCGTCGGTCATTGCCGGACCCGACGCTGACCTTCGTCCCCAAACCGCGCACCGCCGGCACCGGCAGCCTCGGCCGTCCGCGTTTCGTCGCCGACGTCGAATGGCGCGGCGGGCCGGTGCTACGCGAGGTCAAGGCGCTTGCCCAGTCCGCCTGGTCGCTCTGCCATAACCCATCGGATACGACAATCCATACGGGCGTTATCGCCGCCGGCCGGACGCGTGCTCCCGATCCGCGCTATCAGGTAACCGGCAAGCTATTGGTCCGTCGCCTGTCGCCGAACAGCCGCAAGATCGAAGTCATCGGTGATGCACAGATCCTGCTGTCGCCCGATATGCTCGATCTGATGGGCTTCGAAATCGCCAGTTGCCATGCGGGTGACGCGGCGCGTATTCCGCCGGTTCTGGCGGATCTCGACAAGCGCGGCGGCGATTGGTTGAGGATATCCGCCAAGGCTGCGGCAACGGCGATCAGCGCGGAGCAGGCGGAGTTTGCCAAGCGGTGGTGA